Genomic segment of Maricaulis maris:
GCGAAATCAATGACGCTTTCGTATCCAGGATCGGTGCGGGCCAAACATTCTTGCAGCATGAACGTCCGATGCAGGTGAGCACGCCCGACGAGTGATGTCGGATGCGGCAAGCCTCGCTTACTGTCTCATGGCCGGATTGAGCGCCGGCCTGGCGACTTTGGCATTTGGACCCGCCGCCTTGATCTGGCGTCGCCGCCGGCGGCGATTCGCGCTTAGAGCGCCGCTGCTGGCTGCGATATTGCTGGCTGGTAGCTATGCTGGCCTCTCAGGCAGCCTTTCAGACAGCCTTCTCTTCGCGCTGGCCTGCGGCGCCGGCGCGGCGGCGGCATCACTCGACCTTACCGTCCGGCGTGTGCATGATGTGAACTCCCTCATCATCGCCGCAACCGGATTGGCGGCAGCCTCGCTCGATGGAAGCTGGTTGAGTGCCATCCCTGCAGCGATTGGTTCAGCCGCGATCCTTGGTTTGGCCGGTGCATTGACATCAGCCGCCAAGGCCGGAGCAACGCTCGGCCTTGGGGATATACTCTTTGCGGCCGCCTGTGGCCTCTGGATCGAACCCGGCCACCTGCCTTCCGCCCTTCTGGCCGCGGTCGCCGCAACGCTCGTGCTGGCACGCCCATGGCGATCATCGTCCCCGACGCGGATCGCGTTTGTACCAGGTCTGGGGCTAGGCTACGGTGCGGCAGCTTTGTTTGCAGGACTGGCTTGAGCTCGCCGTGACGTCGAAAACCAAAAATCTGCGACGCGGGTTCAGCGTGATCGAAGCCTTGGCGGCGGTCGCATTGCTGGCACTCGCCCTCGCACCACTCTACTCAATGCTTCAGCAGATCACATCGGCCACGCTGCGTATTGAGCGGTTTGTGGAGGCTCGGGAGGTCAATGGCACCGTCTCAAGCCTGGTTCAGTCAGGAATGGGCGTGCCCGAAGAAATCCAAGGATGGTACGTAACGGTAACAATGAATGAGCCCGGCAGCGAAGAAGCGGTCGATGGCTATCTTGGTGGTCAGTACTTCACGCTTCTGACGGAAAATTACACCGTCACGCTTAGAAAAAATGAATATACATTCGAGCGGCGGCACTCGCGGATTGCATTGAATCCGATATACGATTCAGAAGAAGAAGCCATATTCAGCAACATGTGACTATTATTTGAATATCTTGTACTTATCTTTATCGAAGTCGTTATCTGTAATTGTGTCGAACAACTCTGAGTGCGATTTATTATTAAGAAATATTACATCAACCTGCCACAATGCTTCGTCAAAATAGCACGGCTCGACAATATCAAATATACTGAAACCCTCCGCGGTTAAACGCGCAACCACCTCAGCCAGATTGGCTTGGGTCACCTCAACAACGATAACCGCGCAACTCGACAGGAAACTACGCGCCCCGTCGAGCACGCTGACCTCGTTGCCGTCGGTATCGATTTTCAGCAGACAATTCCGTACCGGCCCGAATTTGGCAGCCACTGAATCGAGTGCGACGACTTCGATGGCACGCGCCTCGCGCCCACCCTCAGCCAGATCGACATGGGCACTGGAATTCAACGAGCCCGCTTCTCCCAGGATGCGCATCGTCGCGACACTATCCCCGCTCCCAACGGCCTTCTGGAAAAGGGTGAAGTCCAGCCCGGCATAGACGCGCTCGATAGCATCCCTGCACTCGTCGACTGGTTCAAAGAGGTAATGATGCACACGCGGGAAATGATCGATCAGCTCCGAGGTCCCGTGGAGGACTCCAACGTCAACGACAGCATCGACCCGCACGCCCCTGCGCTTCAGCACCCTGAATGCCTCAAGCTTCTTGGGCGATCGGGTCTGTGTGGAAAGCCCCAGCCGCCGACCGAGCTGACGGACGAAATCGACCAGTTTCTCTCGGGCATTGGGAATATTGGCAGTCACTTGCGACAAGCTCCGGCGGGATTCAATTCTGCGATAAAGACAATACCGCCACAGCCCTGATTGTCCTGCACTTATTCCTGTGCAGCCGTCTGGCTCTTGCCGCTCGCTTCATAGGCGGCCAGAACATCATCTATCGGCGCGTCCATTCTGACACGCCCGTCATGCAGCCAAAGGCCGCGCGTGCAATTCGCCTGCAACAGGCTCGCACTATGGGACGCGAGGACCAAAATTCCAGCACGACCGACAAAGGTGGACATACGTTCACTGGCCGCTTTGCGAAACTTGGCATCGCCCGCCGACAGCCACTCGTCCAGAATGAGGACGTCCGGTTCAAATGCGGTCGCAATCGCAAAATTCAACCGCATCCGCATACCGGCCGAGTATGTGTCCACCGGCAGATCGATAAACTCGCCCAGACCTGCAAAGGCAGCAATCTCTGCCCGTCGCGCTTCGACCTCTGACCGTTTTCGCCCTGATGCCAATCCCCGCAAGGTGATGTTCTGATTGCCCGTCGCCTCGCTGCGCATGCCCAGATTAATGTTCACGAGACTCGTTGTTCGCCCCTCGACCGTGACGAAACCTTCTTCCGGCGGATAAATGCCCGCAAGCACTTGCAGGAGTGTCGTCTTGCCGGACCCATTGGCACCGACAAGGCCTATCCGTTCGCCCTGCTCGACTTCAAAGGACACGCCATCCAGAGCGCGGACACCCTTTATGTAGCCGCGCTTGTCCCGCACCAGTCGCTGGGTTCCACCAAAATCCTCCCCGGCATCCAGCGGAGCAGTCTGGGTATCAAGCGAACTGCGCGCGCGATTGAACAGCGGGTAGGTGACCGCGAGGTCTTGGACGAGAATGTGAGACATCAGCGGAACTTACAACCAATAGGGCAAACGGCGGCGGAAAACGGCGGCACACAGTGCTGCCGCCAGCCAGATCGCAAACGTGACGCCAATCACAACAGCCCAGCTGGTCATTCTTGGCATCTCCCCCAAAAGCGGTGCGCGAAAGATCTCAACATAGTGTGTGAGCGGGTTCAGGTCAGCCGCAAACGCCCGGGCACCATCAAGACCTTCGCGCACCCAGAGGATCGGCGTGACAAAGATCAACAGGCGCGTAATGGACGTCACCAGATGGCCTACATCCTCATAACGCGCAGAGATAAGTCCTAACAGGTACTGAACCGCGACAGCATTCACGACATAGAGCACAAGAGTCGGAACAACGAGCAGCGTCAGCAGACCAGGCACCCAGCCGGACCAGATCATGAGCGGAATGACCACCACCATCTGTAGCGCAAAAATCAAGAGTGACCTGAACAGGCTCCGGTAGACGTGTACGGAATATGGCAGGGACAAAGCCTTGATCCACACATGGGACGAGGTGAAGACCTGACAGCCGTCAATGAAGTTTCCAGAGATGAAAATGAAGGCCGCATAACCGAGCGCCACATAAACAATGAAGCTTTCAAGTTCCCGACCCGACAGGGCCGAGAAGAAGAATGATACCCCACCGACGAACATCAGGAATGACAGGATAATCCAGGAAACGCCGAGCATGCTGCGGCGATAGCGCTGCTGAATCTCATCCCAAGCGAAAGTCCGCCATAATTCGACCATTGCCAGGCCGGCCCACAGATCCTTCACGAAGCCGAGGACACCACTGGCAGCGTGAAGGTCATACCGTCTCGACTGAATGTTCATGGGTTTTCGCTGCAGAGGTGTGGCTGTGGGGAGATCATCGCTGGCCTAAATGACACGCTCCGGGATGTCCATCGTGTTCGAAGGGACACCGAGTCAATTACACACCGAACCTCCTCCTGTTCGCAGGCGCGCCGGCACATCGCCTTGCCACTCACTCGACCGTTACCGATTTGGCGAGGTTTCTCGGTTGGTCCACGTCTGTGCCTTTGAGCGCTGCGATGTGATAAGCGAGCAGCTGGAGCGGGATGGCAGTAAGGATCGGCCGAACAAATTCCGGACTGTCCGGCATGACGACAAGTTCTGCTGCGGCACCGTTCGCCTCCTCTGCACCGCGCGCATCAGTGATCAGGATCACCTCACCCCCGCGAGCAGCCACCTCCTGGATATTGGAAAGGATTTTGGGGAATAGCGCATCATGCGGCGCGGTGACAACAACTGTCATGCCTTCCTCCACCAGCGCAATCGGCCCGTGCTTGAGCTCCCCTGCGGCATAGCCCTCCGCGTGTATGTAGCTGATTTCCTTTAGCTTCAACGCGCCTTCGAGAGCCAGGGGGTGATTCACGCCGCGGCCTAAATACAGGACTTCTCGCGCCGAGGTCAGACGGTGGGCGATCTGCTCGATCTTCGGCTCTATCGCCAGTACCGCATTGATCTGACGCGGCACCTCGAGCAAGGTCCGCACGAAAGCCTGCTCTGATGCCTCGTCAATGACGCCACGCGCCCGCCCCGCTCCGATCGACATGCAGGCCAGAGCCGCCAGCTGCGCCGTAAAGGCTTTTGTAGACGCAACACCGATTTCCGGACCCGCATCCGTCAAGGCGACAACATCCGCCTCGCGGACCATCGACGATTCCGCGACATTGACCACTGCCAGAGTCGGTGCGCCAACACTCTTGCAATACCGCAAGGCCGCGAGCGTGTCGGCGGTTTCACCGGATTGCGAAACGAAGAGCGCAGCATCATTCTTCGAAATAACGGGCTCTCGGTATCGAAACTCTGAAGCGACGTCGATCTCGACCGCGAGGCGAGCATGGCGCTCGAACCAGAACTTCGCGATCGCGGACGCATAGAAAGCGGTTCCGCACGCGGTCGCGACCAGCCGACCCGTCCGGGCCCAATCCAGCAAGTCTCCCGTCCGGACCCGACCGGTACCGATGTCCAGATGACGCGATATCGTGCGCGCAACCGCATCCGGCTGCTCATGGATCTCCTTTTCCATGAAGTGACGATACGCACCCTTGTCCGCAAAGCCTGCGACGGTATGGGAAATTTGCACCGGACGAACGATTTCGTTGCCTTGAGCCGTGAAGACTCTGGCGCCTTGAGCGGTCACAATCGCCCGATCACCCTCTTCCAGATAAATCACTCGATTGGTCCATCCGGCCAGCGCCTGGGAATCCGAACCGATAAACCCCTCACCATCGCCGAGACCGACGACCAATGGACTGCCGGCCCGCGCCACCCAGATGGCTCCCGGTTCGTCTGCATAGATCGCCGCGACGGAAAAGGCGCCACGCAGTTGGTTGACCGTTTCTTTGAACGCTCCGCCCATCGTCAACCCGGCATTGAGGCGTGAGGTGATGAGATGTGCAATCACTTCCGAATCTGTTTGGCTCTCAAACGTGAACCCCTCGGCTATAAGAGATTCGCGGAGCGACATGTAATTCTCAATGATACCGTTATGGATTATCGCCACACGGCCGGATGCGTGCGGATGGGCATTCGCCTCGGTTGGCGCGCCATGGGTAGCCCAACGGGTGTGGGCAATACCTACTGGGCCTTCGAGCGGTGCGCCCGATATACAGGCTTCCAGCGCCGCGATCTTGCCGGGCGTCCGTCGCCGCTCCAGCGCGCCTAGCTCAGAAACAACAGCCACACCAGCTGAGTCATAGCCTCGATACTCCAGTCGCCGAAGACCATCGACAAGTCGCTTCACAACCTGACCGGATCCGACGATTCCAACGATCCCGCACATTCCTGGCTCCTGATAGGCAGCAGGCCGCACCCTGCCGCATGTCGATCGATTTTAGCTGAATCGGCAGCACGGACCGCGAACTTGTCGAGTGCGCACACAGACAACAATTGCTGTAGCAGGTTACAGACCCAACGAGCCTCGCGCGACACCTAAATCTGTTGGTCGAAAGCGCCGACTTCCGGGTGTTTCGCCAGCTCTGCCTGAATCTCTGAAAAGATGGCTTTTACATCGCCCGCACAAGATGGGCTTTCCACAACCACGACAAGGTTCGGCGTGTTTGAGGATGCCCGCACCAAGCCCCAGGCGCCCCCGTCCAGCGTAAAGCGAACGCCATTCACCGTATTGATGTCCACAACGCGCCGTCCGGAGAGCATATCCCCGGCCTCAACCTTGGCCTTGAACGCCGCGACCACGTTCTCCACCACCTCGTACTTCACTTCATCCGCGCAGGCCGGCGACATGGTCGGCGAGCCGTAGCTGAGCGGGAGGGCGCGGCGCAGATCCGCCATCGACTTGTCCGGATTGCGATCCAGCATCTGCAGGACGGCGCGGGCCGCGACCAGGCCGTCATCATAGCCCCGGCCGATCGGCGGCTGCAGGAAGAAGTGGCCGGATTTTTCGAAGCCGGCCAGGGCGCCCAATTCCTTGGACCGGCTTTTGATGTAGGAGTGCCCGGTCTTGTAATAGTCGGTCTTGCAGCCATGCTCGGTCAGGATCGGGTCGATCGTGAACAGGCCGGTTGATTTCACATCCACCACGAAGGTAGAGCCGGGGTGCAGTGGCGCGAGATCGCGGGCCAGCATCAGGCCTATCTTGTCGGCGAAGATCTCTTCGCCCTCATTGTCGATCACACCACAGCGGTCGCCGTCGCCATCGAAACCAAGCCCGACATCGGCGCCATGCTCGAGCACCGCATCGCGCATGGCGTGCAGCATCTTCATGTCTTCCGGGTTGGGATTGTAGCGCGGGAAGCTGTGGTCGAGCTCGCAATCCATCTCGATCACCTCGACACCCATCGCCCGCAGCGCTTGCGGGGCGAAGGCCCCGGCTGTGCCATTGCCGCAGGCGGCGACAACCTTGAGAGGCCGCTTGATGGTGACGCCGTCCGCGACATCGGCGAGATAGCGCTCGGCCACGCCAACCTGGCGGACATAGCCACCGCCGCTGCGGGTCCGGGCGTCGCCGCCCAGCACGATGGCCTTGAGCCGGCTCATTTCATCGGGGCCGAAGGTGAGCGGACGATCGGCCCCCATCTTCACGCCGGTCCAGCCATTCGAGTTATGGCTGGCCGTCACCATGGCGACACAGGGGATATCGAGATCAAATTGCGCGAAATAGGCCACCGGCGACAGGGCGAGACCGATATCGTGGACTTCAACGCCGGCCGCCATGAGGCCGACTTCAAGGGCCTGTTTGACGCTGAGCGAGTAACTGCGGAAGTCGTGACCGACGACGATTTTCGGATCGACCCCCAGCTCGTGGATCAGGGTGCCCAGACCCATGCCGAGCATCTGGACTCCGTAAAGGTTCAGATCAGGCGCCTGATCCGAACCGGGATGCCCGAACCACCAGCGCGCATCATACTCGCGAAAGCCCGTCGGCTTGATCAGCGCTTCGTTTTCAAAGGCCCGGGAATTGGCCTGCAGGCTGGCATGGGGCTTGGTTGTCATGGGAACACCGTTTCTCGTGCAACAGCTTCTTGTGTATCAGGTTTTGTGCAACAGGTTCGTGTGTGACAGGTTCGCGGGTAACAGGCCGGGTGATACGCACGCCCCCGCGCCGGACCCGCCCGCTCGTCGTCAGCCATCGGGTCGTCCGACACTGGTATAGGCAAAGCCGGCATTGGTGGCTTCTTCCAGCGTGTAGATATTGCGCAGATCGACGAGAACCGGCGCTTTCATGGTCGACTTCAGCCGCTTCATGTCAAGCGCCCGGAACTCGTTCCACTCGGTGATGATCACCAGAACATCGGCCCCTTCCGCACAAAAGTACGGGCCGGAAACGAATTCGACATTCGGGAGGAGTTTCTCGGCTTCGACGGCGCCGGCGGGATCAAAGGCCCGCACGATGGCGCCGGCCTTTTGCAGGGCCGGGATGATCTCGAGGCTCGGGGCATCGCGCATATCGTCGGTATTCGGCTTGAAGGTCACACCCAGCACAGCCACCGTCTTGCCCTTCACATCACCGCCACACGCCGCAATCACCTTGCTGGCCATGGCCCGCTTGCGGGCATCATTGACCTCGACCACCGTCTCGATCAGGCGCAAGGGCGCATCGTATTCCTGGGCCGTGCGGGTCAGGGCGAGCGTATCCTTGGGGAAACAGGAGCCACCATAGCCCGGTCCGGCATGCAGGAATTTGCCGCCGATCCGGTTGTCGAGGCCGACACCCTTGGCGACTTCCTGGACATTGGCGCCGACCTTTTCGCACAAATCCGCGATCTCGTTGATGAAGGTGATCTTCATCGCGAGGAAGGCGTTGGCCGCATACTTGATCAGTTCGGAGGTCCGACGTGACGTGAACACGATGGGCGTTTCGTTGAGGAAAAGCGGACGGTAAAGCTCGTTCATCGCCGTCCGGGCGCGATCATCATCGGTCCCGACGACGACGCGGTCCGGCCGCTTGAAGTCGTCGATAGCGGCGCCTTCGCGAAGGAATTCCGGGTTGGAGACAACGGCGAAGTCCGCGTCCGGACGGGTCTCGCGAATGATGCGCTCGACTTCGTCACCGGTTCCGACCGGGACGGTCGACTTGGTCACGACCACCGTGTAGCCGTCCATGACCTCAGCGATTTCCTTGGCGGCTGCATAGACGTAGCTGAGATCGGCAAAACCGTCGCCGCGTCGCGATGGTGTTCCGACCGCGATGAAGACCGCATCGGCGCCCTTGACCGCGTCTTCAAGGTCCTGGGTAAAGGACAGGCGACCCTCGCGGACATTGCGCATCACCAGCATGTCGAGACCGGGTTCATAAATCGGTATGCCGCCGGAATTCAGGGTCTCGACCTTGTCGGCGTCCTTGTCGACACAGACAACCTCGTGCCCGAAATCAGCGAAACAAGCCCCTGACACCAGCCCGACATAGCCGATTCCGATCATCGCGACACGCATGGCAAAATACTCCCGAATTCACTCGCATCGGTATCGCCGACGGTGCCGCTTGGTGCAAGGAGAGATTGCCGCGCCTCCGCGTCTTGTCGGGTTTTTCGCCGTCCTGCGCGCGCCCCGTTCTCGTTTTAACCGGTGGATCGATCGCAGGCTGCCCGCTCTACGCACCTGCAGAACCGCCGCCATGCCCTCGACATCAGGACGCAGCGGCCGTTTCGATCGCGCTGCGCACATCATTGACAACAGACCGGATCAGGCGTTGCTCCCCTTCCGCCATGACCCGAATAACGGGTTCGGTTCCGGATGCCCGCACCAGCAATCGCCCCGAGCTCCCGAGGCGGGTTTCCGCTTCGGCTATTGCGCTTCGAACCTGGTCCGTGTCCAGCGGTGCCTTGCCCTTGGCGACGCGAACATTCTCCAGCAATTGAGGGGCCGGCTTGAAGACATTGAGCAACTCGCTGGCCCGCTTGCCGCTCTCGCCCAAAACGCGCAGCACTTGAAGCGCGGCGATCAAGCCATCGCCTGTCGGCGCAAAGTCCGGCATCACAATATGACCGGACGCCTCTCCGCCGAGATTGATTCCGGTCTCGCGCATGCGCTCGGACACGTATCGATCACCAACCTGCGTTCGCTCCAGCGCAATACCCCGCCCGGCCAGATGGCGTTCCAATCCCAGATTCGACATGACGGTCGCCACAATGGCGGGGTGGCGCAGCTCGCCAGCATCCTGCCAATGGCCCGCCAGCAAGCCCAGAATCTGGTCGCCATCAATGACCCGGCCCCGCTCATCGCACAAAACGACACGGTCGCCATCGCCGTCCAGGGCAATGCCGAGATCGGCGCGGAACTTCACGACTTCCTTTGACAGGCGCGCGGGGGCTGTTGACCCGCACTCTTCATTGACGTTGAAACCATTGGGTTCGACCCCGATCGGGATGACATCAGCACCCAGCTCCCACAGCACCGTCGGCGCGACCTTGTAGCCGGCGCCATTCGCGCAATCGACGACCAAGCGGAGATTGGACAGGCGCTGGGATCGCGGGAAGGACGACTTCACGATTTCAACATAGCGAGCCTGGGCATCATCGACCCGCTTGGCACGCCCCAGATCGGCCGGGGCCGCGAGTTCTTCTGACAGAGACCCGTCCATCAAGGCCTCGATCTCGAGCTCGGTCCTGTCGTCCAGCTTGCGGCCGTTCGGACCGAACAACTTGATACCATTGTCATGATAGGGGTTGTGGGACGCCGTGATCATGACGCCGAGATCCGCGCGCAGGGACCGCGTCATCAGTGCGACGGCGGGCGTTGGCAGCGGGCCAAACTGGAAGACATCCATGCCGACAGAGGTGAACCCCGCCACAAGCGCGCTCTCGATCATATAGCCGGACAAGCGCGTATCCTTGCCGATCACGACCGAGTGGCGCCCCGAGTGTCGGACGAAATATTTGCCCGCCGCCATGCCGAGGCGCAGCGCGGTTTCCGCCGTCATCGGAAAGCTGTTGGTCAGCCCCCGCACACCATCGGTACCGAAATATTTCTTGCCCATGCCGTCACCCGATCCGTCAATCTGATCCGGTATATAGGAAGGATCTGCTAAATCGAAGTGAACGGGCAAGCTGGACGATGCGGAAGTGATCGGCTACCCGTCTTGACCGATCAGCAGAGGGGCAATCACATGAAACGCGTTCGCAAAGCTGTACTGCCGGTCGCCGGATTCGGAACGCGGGTCCTTCCCGCAACCAAAACCATCCCCAAGGAAATGCTGCCGATTTTCGATCGCCCGGCAATCCAGTATGTGGTCGATGAAGCCCTTGCCGCGGGGATCGAACACTTCGTGTTCGTGACCGGCAGGAACAAAGGCGCCATCGAAGATTATTTCGATACCGCCTATGAGCTTGAAGCAAGCCTGGAGGCCAAGGGCAAGACCGAGATCCTCGCTGAAATCGCTGACACCAAGCCCGTGCCCGGCTCGATGAGTTTCGTCCGCCAGCAGGCACCGCTCGGCCTCGGCCACGCCATCTGGTGCGCCCGCGACATTATTGGCGACGAGCCATTCGCCATTCTTTTGCCGGATGTCCTGATCCAGGCCGAGCCGAGCTGTCTCGCGCAGATGATCGAGGTTTTCAACGAGACCGGCGGCAATGTGATCGCGGTCGAACAAGTCCCCGCCGACGAGGTCAACAAGTACGGAATTATTGATCCCGAATCGCGCGAGGGAAATCGCATCCGTATGCGCGGCATGGTCGAAAAGCCGACGATAGACGCCGCACCGTCAAATCTGTCGATTACTGGCCGCTACATCCTGCAGGGGGACGTTTTCGAATACCTTGCTGATCAGGCCGCAGGCGCCGGTGGCGAGATTCAGCTGACCGATGCGATGGCTCGACTGATGGCGGACCAAGATTTCCATGCGGTGGAGTACGAAGGTACATCCTATGACTGCGGAAGCAAGCTCGGGTATCTTCGTGCCTCGGTCGCTTATGCCCTTTCTCATGATGAGCTTGGGGACGGTGCCAGCGAAATTGTCCGGTCCCTGCTGCCATCGTAACGCATCAGATCTCGGATCCAGCGAGCCCCCAAGCGACCCGGTGAAACTCCCAGGCGTGGCGAACAATGTCCTCAATGCCCGCGAATTGCGGTTCAAAATTCAAAAGCTCATGCGCCAGAGTGACATCCGCATAGAGCTCTGCCGGATCGCCGGCGCGGCGCGGATACTCGTCGTAGGGCACCTTCATGCCGGTAACTTTCGCGACTGCCTCGAGTACTTCGCGCACGGTTACGCCCTGCCCAGTTCCAATATTACAGGCAAATCCACCGCTATGCGTCATTAGCCTGTCAAGCGCTGCCAGGTGCGCTGCGGCAAGGTCCATGACGTGGATATAGTCCCGCAAGCAGCTCCCGTCGCGTGTATCGTAATCGGTTCCGAACAATTTCATTGGACCGCCGATTCCCGCCGCCGCCTTTAAGGCGTTTGGAATAAGGTGGGTCTCCGGATCGTGTTCTTCACCGATTTCGCCATCTGGGCTAGCGCCAGCAGCGTTGAAATAACGAAGCGCCGCATATCGCAACCCCTCGGCCCTCGAAACATCAGCGAGCATTCGCTCGACCGCAAGCTTCGTTCGACCATACACATTGATTGTGACCTCCGACCTTCCGGTCCCTCGTTTATTTCGAGAGTCTGAGCCTTTCATATTCCATGGTTTGAGGTGTGGCGAGCGTGCCGGGAGCGGAGCCCCCGGATAGCTCGAGCGACCGGCACGCTGCGGGCGTCAGCCCGCCCAGTGATGAGTGAGGCCGGTGGTGGTTGTAGTCATGCCGCCATCGCGCCAGCGCCTTGCGGGCGTGGGCGAGGCTGTCGAAGACCTCCTCATTGAGGCATTCGTCCCTCAGCTTGCCGTTGAACGACTCCACGAAGCCGTTCTGCTGGGGCTTGCCCGGCGCGATATAGTGCCAGGCGATGCCGGTCTGGTTTTGCCATTCCAGGATCGCCCGGCTGGTCAGTTCCGTGCCGTTGTCAGACACGATGGTTTCCGGCTTGCCATAGAGCCGGATGCAACGATCCAGCTCGCGCACCACGCGTGCACCTGACAGCGATGTATCTGCCACCAGGGCCAGGCATTCGCGCGTATGGTCATCGATCACATTGAGCATGCGGAAGCGACGGGCTGCACCGAACACGTCCGCCACGAAGTCCAGGCTCCAGCGCTTGGTAGGCCCGGCGGGAACCGGCATCGGCTCTCGCGTCCCCGTGGCCCGCTTGCGCCCACGGCGGCGCTTCACCGCCAAGCCTTCTTCCTTGTAGAGCCGCCGCAGCTTCTTGTGGTTCATGGTGAGGCCTTCACGTTCCAGCATCAGCCCGATCCGCCGATAGCCGAAGCGCCGACGCACCGCCGCGATCTCACGCATGCGCGCACGCACCTGCGGATTATCCGGTGTCGCTTCTCGTCGCACCGTCTTCGGATCGACGCTGACCAGACGGCAGGCCCGGCGCTGGGATATCTCGTAGCTCTCGATCACCTGCAGCGCAGCGTCCCGCTTCATCCAGGGCGTCGTCAAGGCTTTCCCAGCAGGTCTTTCAGGATCGAGTTGTCCAGCATACTGTCCGCCAGCAGCTTCTTGAGCCGCGTGTTCTCGGTCTCGAGCACCTTCAGCCGACGGGCGTCGGACACGTCCATCCCGCCGAACTTGGCCTTCCACTTGTAAAACGTCGCCGAGCTGACACCGTGACGCCGGCACACCTCCACCGTCGCCATGCCGCGCTCCTGTTCCGCCAGGATCGCAATGATCTGTTCTTCCGAAAATTTGCTCTTGCGCATCGTCTGTCTCCCATACGACAGACTCTCAATTCAAATGCGGGACCAAACAGGGCTCAGGTCACTCCCAATTGACGAGGTGCATAGCGTTTCCGTATGAATAAGCAACGGTCCGGTCGACTTTTCCGGAGTGGGAATGGAAAAAATTCATACGCGTGTCGAGCATGATTTCGACAGACCTGCGTCAGAATCCCGCTTTCCGCAGCCACGCTGCTTCTCAATGAAGCGATAGCGCAATACGGTCCCGCTAGAGTTCAAGCGGAGGAAACTGGCGTGAAAGGTATTGTGCTTGCGGGAGGTAGCGGGACGCGCTTGGGACCGCTGACTGTCTCCACTTCGAAACAGCTACTTCCAGTCTACGACAAGCCCATGATCTACTACCCGCTTTCCGCTTTGATGCTAGCAGGAATCCGGCAAGTGGAGATCATCACCACGCCGCGGGATGAGGCGGATTTCCGGAAGCTGCTCGGCGATGGATCACAGCTTGGAATGAAGCTGAGCTACGTCGTCCAGACTGCACCACGCGGCATCGCCGACGCTTTCATCCTGTGCCGAGATTTCATTGGCGACTCCCCGGTAACCTTGATCCTGGGCGATAACTTGTTCTACGGACATGGCCTGTCCGAGCTTCTTCACCAATCCGTCTCCGGCTCGATTGCTGGCGCGACGATCTTCTCGTATCACGTTAACAATCCCCGGAGATATGGCGTT
This window contains:
- a CDS encoding IS3 family transposase (programmed frameshift), yielding MRKSKFSEEQIIAILAEQERGMATVEVCRRHGVSSATFYKWKAKFGGMDVSDARRLKVLETENTRLKKLLADSMLDNSILKDLLGKPLTTPWMKRDAALQVIESYEISQRRACRLVSVDPKTVRREATPDNPQVRARMREIAAVRRRFGYRRIGLMLEREGLTMNHKKLRRLYKEEGLAVKRRRGRKRATGTREPMPVPAGPTKRWSLDFVADVFGAARRFRMLNVIDDHTRECLALVADTSLSGARVVRELDRCIRLYGKPETIVSDNGTELTSRAILEWQNQTGIAWHYIAPGKPQQNGFVESFNGKLRDECLNEEVFDSLAHARKALARWRHDYNHHRPHSSLGGLTPAACRSLELSGGSAPGTLATPQTMEYERLRLSK
- the glmM gene encoding phosphoglucosamine mutase, which codes for MGKKYFGTDGVRGLTNSFPMTAETALRLGMAAGKYFVRHSGRHSVVIGKDTRLSGYMIESALVAGFTSVGMDVFQFGPLPTPAVALMTRSLRADLGVMITASHNPYHDNGIKLFGPNGRKLDDRTELEIEALMDGSLSEELAAPADLGRAKRVDDAQARYVEIVKSSFPRSQRLSNLRLVVDCANGAGYKVAPTVLWELGADVIPIGVEPNGFNVNEECGSTAPARLSKEVVKFRADLGIALDGDGDRVVLCDERGRVIDGDQILGLLAGHWQDAGELRHPAIVATVMSNLGLERHLAGRGIALERTQVGDRYVSERMRETGINLGGEASGHIVMPDFAPTGDGLIAALQVLRVLGESGKRASELLNVFKPAPQLLENVRVAKGKAPLDTDQVRSAIAEAETRLGSSGRLLVRASGTEPVIRVMAEGEQRLIRSVVNDVRSAIETAAAS
- a CDS encoding NAD-dependent epimerase/dehydratase family protein, yielding MKGSDSRNKRGTGRSEVTINVYGRTKLAVERMLADVSRAEGLRYAALRYFNAAGASPDGEIGEEHDPETHLIPNALKAAAGIGGPMKLFGTDYDTRDGSCLRDYIHVMDLAAAHLAALDRLMTHSGGFACNIGTGQGVTVREVLEAVAKVTGMKVPYDEYPRRAGDPAELYADVTLAHELLNFEPQFAGIEDIVRHAWEFHRVAWGLAGSEI
- a CDS encoding UDP-glucose dehydrogenase family protein, with amino-acid sequence MRVAMIGIGYVGLVSGACFADFGHEVVCVDKDADKVETLNSGGIPIYEPGLDMLVMRNVREGRLSFTQDLEDAVKGADAVFIAVGTPSRRGDGFADLSYVYAAAKEIAEVMDGYTVVVTKSTVPVGTGDEVERIIRETRPDADFAVVSNPEFLREGAAIDDFKRPDRVVVGTDDDRARTAMNELYRPLFLNETPIVFTSRRTSELIKYAANAFLAMKITFINEIADLCEKVGANVQEVAKGVGLDNRIGGKFLHAGPGYGGSCFPKDTLALTRTAQEYDAPLRLIETVVEVNDARKRAMASKVIAACGGDVKGKTVAVLGVTFKPNTDDMRDAPSLEIIPALQKAGAIVRAFDPAGAVEAEKLLPNVEFVSGPYFCAEGADVLVIITEWNEFRALDMKRLKSTMKAPVLVDLRNIYTLEEATNAGFAYTSVGRPDG
- the galU gene encoding UTP--glucose-1-phosphate uridylyltransferase GalU; amino-acid sequence: MKRVRKAVLPVAGFGTRVLPATKTIPKEMLPIFDRPAIQYVVDEALAAGIEHFVFVTGRNKGAIEDYFDTAYELEASLEAKGKTEILAEIADTKPVPGSMSFVRQQAPLGLGHAIWCARDIIGDEPFAILLPDVLIQAEPSCLAQMIEVFNETGGNVIAVEQVPADEVNKYGIIDPESREGNRIRMRGMVEKPTIDAAPSNLSITGRYILQGDVFEYLADQAAGAGGEIQLTDAMARLMADQDFHAVEYEGTSYDCGSKLGYLRASVAYALSHDELGDGASEIVRSLLPS
- the rfbA gene encoding glucose-1-phosphate thymidylyltransferase RfbA, which encodes MKGIVLAGGSGTRLGPLTVSTSKQLLPVYDKPMIYYPLSALMLAGIRQVEIITTPRDEADFRKLLGDGSQLGMKLSYVVQTAPRGIADAFILCRDFIGDSPVTLILGDNLFYGHGLSELLHQSVSGSIAGATIFSYHVNNPRRYGVVSVDKSGRATALVEKPQMPKSNLAVTGLYVYDNTVVDRVRVLSPSARNELEITDLNKLYLQDGSLRVVPLGRGVAWLDTGTAQSLLEASEFVRSLQRRQGLQIACIEEIAYRQGWIGSADLDRAAKSFESCDYGKYLDRLPRVSE